The genomic window GAGAAATATATGGAAGATGAAGATTCTATTACAGAAGATGAAGTACATGCTGCTTTAAGAGCTGCTGTAATGGATATGTCTATCATTCCTATGATTTGCGGATCTGCCTTTAAAAATAAAGGAGTTCAGTTTTTACTGGATGCCGTATGTAGATACTTACCTTCTCCTACGGATAAAGAAGGTATTACCGGAGTAAATCCTAATACTGAAGAAGAAGAGCTGCGTAAACCAGATGTAAAAGAACCTTTTGCAGCATTGGCTTTTAAAATTGCTACCGATCCTTTCGTAGGGCGATTAGCGTTTTTCCGTGCATATTCCGGAAGACTTGATGCAGGTTCTTATATCTTAAATAATAGATCAGGTAAGAAAGAACGTATTTCCAGAATCTATCAAATGCATTCTAATAAGCAAAATGCTATTGATTTTATAGAGGCAGGGGATATTGGTGCAGCGGTTGGATTTAAAGACATCAAGACAGGTGATACCATGACTGATGAAAAAAATCCAATTATATTAGAATCAATGGACTTCCCGGATCCGGTGATTGGTATTGCAGTGGAACCAAAAACTAAAGCTGACGTCGATAAATTGGGAATGGCACTTGGTAAATTAGCTGAAGAAGATCCAACTTTTACCGTAAGAACAGATGAAGCTTCAGGTCAGACTATTATATCCGGAATGGGTGAATTACACCTGGATATTATTGTAGATCGTTTAAAACGAGAATTTAAGGTTGAAGTAAATCAAGGACAACCGCAAGTAGAGTACAAAGAAGCAATTACCCAAGCTGCTGATCATAGAGAAGTCTATAAAAAGCAATCCGGTGGCCGAGGTAAGTTTGCAGATATTGTATTTACTATAGAGCCAGCCGAAGAAGGAAAAGAAGGATTAGAATTTATATCTGAGATTAAAGGAGGAAATGTTCCTAAAGAATTTATCCCATCTATTGAAAAAGGATTTAAAATGGCTATGGTTAACGGTCCTTTAGCAGGATACGAAGTGGATGCTATGAAAGTTACTTTAAAGGATGGTTCTTACCATGATGTAGATTCGGATCAACTATCTTTTGAGTTGGCAGCCAAGTTAGGATTTAAAAATTCGGCAAAGGCGGCAAAAGCAGTAATTATGGAGCCTATTATGAAATTGGAAGTAATTACTCCCGAAGAAAATATGGGTGATATTGTAGGTGATTTGAATAGAAGGCGAGGACAGGTTAGCGATATGGGAGACAGGGCAGGTGCCAAAACGGTAAAAGCTACGGTGCCTTTATCTGAAATGTTCGGGTATGTTACAACCTTAAGAACCTTATCATCAGGTAGAGCAACCTCAACTATGGAATTTTCACATTATGCTGAAACACCTTCTAATATTTCAGAAGAAGTAATTGCAGCAGCAAAAGGAGTTAACGCTTAAGTAGTACAGCAATGAGTCAAAAAATCAGAATAAAATTAAAGTCATACGATCATAATCTAGTAGATAAGTCTGCAGAGAAAATTGTAAAGACAGTAAAGAGTACCGGAGCTGTAGTAACAGGGCCTATTCCTTTACCAACACATAAAAAATTATTTACGGTATTACGTTCACCACATGTAAATAAAAAATCAAGAGAGCAATTTCAGTTAAGTTCATATAAACGATTATTGGATATTTATAGCTCTTCATCAAAAACTATTGACGCCTTAATGAAACTTGAATTACCAAGTGGAGTAGAGGTCGAAATCAAGGTTTGATAATTCTTAGCTTTCAAGAGCGAAGCAAATTGAATGGTTAGAAGTATCAAATCCCAGCACAGGCTGAGAGCGAATAAATTGAAATGCTTTTATGTTTAGCTTTTCTAAAGATTATGAAGAAAGATCTTTGTTTTTTCTATGAAAAGTTAGCTAATATTAAATTCCGGTTTTAATTGGAATAAAAAATTAATTCTGAATTCAAAATTCCGAATTAAAAAACATGTCTCAAGCTGCGTGCAAGAGAAAAACGGAAAATACAATTCGGGATCGAAATGTGTTTGATCCCGTTTTATTTGAAATAAATTTTGTAAACGAAAGAAAAGTGGGTTAGAATAACTACCACTTTGATTTCATAATTTTAAATTAATAAATATGTCTGGGTTAATTGGAAAAAAGATTGGCATGACTAGTATTTATGACGAGAATGGAAAGAATATTCCATGTACCGTCATACAAGCAGGTCCATGCGTTGTTACCCAAGTCAGAACCGAAGAAGTTGACGGCTACGAAGCAATTCAGCTAGGTTTCGATGACAAAGCAGACAAAAACGCAACTAAAGCGGCCTTAGGTCATTTTAAAAAAGCGGGAACTGCTGCAAAACGTCGAATCGTAGAATTTCAAGGTTTTGAGGAGGATTTTAAATTAGGAGATGTGCTAACTGTTGAACATTTTATTGAGGGAGAGTTCGTAGATATATCCGGAACTTCTAAAGGTAAAGGTTTTCAAGGAGTGGTAAAGCGTCATGGTTTTGGCGGTGTAGGACAAGCAACTCATGGGCAACATAACCGATTAAGAGCACCTGGTTCTATTGGAGCCGCTTCTTATCCCGCTCGTGTTTTTAAAGGTATGAAGATGGCCGGAAGAATGGGCGGAGAAAAAGTAAAAGTTCAAAACCTAAGAGTATTAAAAGTAGTTTTAGATAAAAACCTATTAGTAGTAAAAGGTTGTGTTCCCGGGCATAAAAATGCGTACGTAACAATTCAGAAGTAATGGAGATAGCAGTATTAGATATCAACGGAAAAGAAACAGGTAGAAAGGCAGACCTTTCTAATGAAGTTTTCGGTATTGAACCCAATACCCATGCAGTTTATCTGGATGTAAAACAATATTTGGCAAATCAACGTCAAGGTACCCATAAAGCTAAAGAAAGAGCTGAAATTACCGGAAGTACCAGAAAAATAAAGAAACAAAAAGGAACTGGTACGGCAAGGGCAGGTAGTATTAAGTCTCCTATTTTTAAAGGAGGTGGTAGAATTTTTGGTCCAAGACCACGTAATTATTCTTTTAAACTAAATAAAAATTTAAAGAAGTTGGCAAGAAAGTCAGCTTTAAGTTTAAAAGCAACCGATAAACAAATTACAGTAATCGAAGATTTCTCTTTTGATACTATAAAAACAAAGAATTTTACCAATGTTTTAAACTCTTTAGGGGTTCAGGATAAAAAAACCTTGTTTGTGTTGGGTGAGTCAAATAAAAACGTATATTTGTCGTCACGTAATTTAAAGAGTTCTGAAGTTATAACGTATTCTGAATTAAGTACTTATAAGATAATGAATGCAAATAGCTTGGTGCTTTTAGAAGGTTCTTTGAAAGGAATTGAAACGAATTTAAGTAATTAGAAACCATGAGTATTTTAATTAAACCTATTATTACAGAAAAAGCAACATCGGATAGCGAACTTTTTAACCGTTATGGCTTTGTAGTGGATAAGAAAGCTAATAAGGTAGAAATTAAAAAAGCTGTAGAAGCAGCTTATGGAGTTTCTGTTGATAAAGTTCGAACAATTAATGTTCGCCCGGATCGTAGTTCCAAGTTTACAAAAACAGGAATGATCACTGGTAAAACGGCAGCTTATAAAAAAGCAATCGTACAGGTGGCGGATGGTGATGTAATTGATTTATATAGTAATCTTTAAGATTTTTAAATGTCAGTAAGAAAATTAAAACCAATTACACCTGGTCAGCGTTTTAGAGTAGTCAATGGGTTTGACGCCATTACTACTGATAAGCCGGAGAAGTCTTTATTAGCTCCGTTAAAAAAATCAGGTGGTAGAAACAGTCAAGGTAAGATGACCATACGCTATAAAGGTGGTGGTCATAAAAAGAGATATCGAATTATCGATTTTAAAAGAGATAAACAGGGCATTCCTGCTACTGTTGCATCTATAGAATACGATCCTAA from Aquimarina sp. ERC-38 includes these protein-coding regions:
- the rplD gene encoding 50S ribosomal protein L4, producing MEIAVLDINGKETGRKADLSNEVFGIEPNTHAVYLDVKQYLANQRQGTHKAKERAEITGSTRKIKKQKGTGTARAGSIKSPIFKGGGRIFGPRPRNYSFKLNKNLKKLARKSALSLKATDKQITVIEDFSFDTIKTKNFTNVLNSLGVQDKKTLFVLGESNKNVYLSSRNLKSSEVITYSELSTYKIMNANSLVLLEGSLKGIETNLSN
- the rplW gene encoding 50S ribosomal protein L23 — translated: MSILIKPIITEKATSDSELFNRYGFVVDKKANKVEIKKAVEAAYGVSVDKVRTINVRPDRSSKFTKTGMITGKTAAYKKAIVQVADGDVIDLYSNL
- the rplC gene encoding 50S ribosomal protein L3; translation: MSGLIGKKIGMTSIYDENGKNIPCTVIQAGPCVVTQVRTEEVDGYEAIQLGFDDKADKNATKAALGHFKKAGTAAKRRIVEFQGFEEDFKLGDVLTVEHFIEGEFVDISGTSKGKGFQGVVKRHGFGGVGQATHGQHNRLRAPGSIGAASYPARVFKGMKMAGRMGGEKVKVQNLRVLKVVLDKNLLVVKGCVPGHKNAYVTIQK
- the fusA gene encoding elongation factor G, translating into MARDLKYTRNIGIAAHIDAGKTTTTERILYYTGVSHKIGEVHDGAATMDWMEQEQERGITITSAATTCTWNFPTENGKPVSDTKGYHFNIIDTPGHVDFTVEVNRSLRVLDGLVFLFSAVDGVEPQSETNWRLADNYKVPRIGFVNKMDRQGSNFMAVCQQVKDMLGSNAVPIVLNIGDESDFKGIVDLVKNRAIIWHDETQGSTFDIVDIPEDLKEEAKILRGKLIEEVAAYDEDLLEKYMEDEDSITEDEVHAALRAAVMDMSIIPMICGSAFKNKGVQFLLDAVCRYLPSPTDKEGITGVNPNTEEEELRKPDVKEPFAALAFKIATDPFVGRLAFFRAYSGRLDAGSYILNNRSGKKERISRIYQMHSNKQNAIDFIEAGDIGAAVGFKDIKTGDTMTDEKNPIILESMDFPDPVIGIAVEPKTKADVDKLGMALGKLAEEDPTFTVRTDEASGQTIISGMGELHLDIIVDRLKREFKVEVNQGQPQVEYKEAITQAADHREVYKKQSGGRGKFADIVFTIEPAEEGKEGLEFISEIKGGNVPKEFIPSIEKGFKMAMVNGPLAGYEVDAMKVTLKDGSYHDVDSDQLSFELAAKLGFKNSAKAAKAVIMEPIMKLEVITPEENMGDIVGDLNRRRGQVSDMGDRAGAKTVKATVPLSEMFGYVTTLRTLSSGRATSTMEFSHYAETPSNISEEVIAAAKGVNA
- the rpsJ gene encoding 30S ribosomal protein S10; its protein translation is MSQKIRIKLKSYDHNLVDKSAEKIVKTVKSTGAVVTGPIPLPTHKKLFTVLRSPHVNKKSREQFQLSSYKRLLDIYSSSSKTIDALMKLELPSGVEVEIKV